Genomic segment of Arachis hypogaea cultivar Tifrunner chromosome 11, arahy.Tifrunner.gnm2.J5K5, whole genome shotgun sequence:
tgtggTAATCTCCATTTTGTCCTCCTCAACATTTTTAGAAGGATTTTGCCTACAAAAATAGGCCATGAATGTCTAAGTAGAATTCGTGTAACTCAATAATTGATACTTTAATAGGGATGCCCGTACCAAGGAACTCCTAAAAGTATTTAACGTGGATGGCCAGGCGGAAAATCGAGTTGACATGTCATCAATGCAGCAAGATCAAGGAGTAGAAGATGAACCCAAGGCAAAGTCTAATTCCTCCAACAAAAAGGATAAATCTCAGGGTCCTAGTTTTCTTCAACGATCGCGTAATGCTATAATGGgagctgcagatgctgtccgtaGAGTTGCAAGCAAAGGAGCTGGGGCATTTGTTGATGATTCTAGAAGAACAGAAGCTCTTGTGCAGACAAGCGATGGAATGATTTGGAGTGGATCTACAAATGGCATGCTTGTACAATGGGATGGGACCGGGAACCGTGTGCAAGATTGTAATCGCCATCCTTGTGCTGTCCAGTGCATCTGCACTTTTGGAACACGGATGTATGTAGGTTATATGAGTGGTATTATCCAAGTTTTGGACCTTGAAGGCAATTTAATTGCAGGATGGGTCGCTCATAATGGTCCTGTGATTAGATTAGCTGTTGGCAATGGTTATGTTTTTAGCTTGGCAAGTCATGGAGGCATACGGGGATGGAATATCGCATCTCCAGGTCCTATTGACAACATAATAAGGACAGAGTTAGCTGCAAGAGAAGTTAGTTACACGAGACGGCACAATGTTAGAATTTTGATTGGCACATGGAATGTCGGTCAAGGTAGAACATCCCAGGAGGCACTTTTGTCATGGTTGGGTTCCGTCGTATCAGATGTAGGCATAGTTGTAGTTGGTTTGCAAGAAGTGGAGATGGGTGCAGGTTTCCTTGCAATGTCGGCAGCAAAAGAAACTGTAAGACCTCATTCATATGCCTAAATTATgcaattattttttttcctttttaaaatttagaataatgtgTATTGGagaatcaaatataaatattacatAACCTATCTTATCTAATATGCATTTTGTTTGCATGCATTTATTGCCTACATCTCAGGTAGGGCTCGAAGGAAGCGCAATGGGGCAATGGTGGCTGGATACAATAGGAAAGGCCTTAGGAGAAGGAAAAGCTTTTGAGCGTATGGGTTCTAGGCAGCTTGCCGGTTTGCTTGTTTCTCTTTGGTGAGTAATTGTTGTGAAAGTTTGTGGCTGATCAATCAAATTAATGAGATAAACTAGTTATTCCTGTTTCTTTTGCCATGGAAAGACATCTTAAATCTTTGGTTTATGTACTtctgatttctatgtttaatatttttttcttgttcaTATATTATGAGTTGACATTCCTCAATTAGGGTCAGAAAGAATCTTAGAACACATGTTGGTGACATTGATGCTGGAGCAGTCCCATGTGGATTTGGACGTGCAATTGGCAATAAGGTTTGCATCTGTTTTCCCAGTTACTTTAAGGTTTAAAATAAGGTTGTACTTCAATTCTGCCCATGAAGGCACTATAATTATAGTAAAGTTTATCAGTTCATTATGGTTTCAACTGTTTGTTATAGTGAAATTCAAGCAAGTAATGCTCAAATGCTTAAAAACTTTATATTCAATTATGCCATTCTCTTCTCAATTTAGCGCAAGTACATTTTCCTACATAATTTGGTTAACCTTGAAAGTTATCTATGAAGTTTCATCCAAATACCCCTATTCAGTACCTTATCTAAACTGTAGCGAATGTGTTACATGGAAGAAATGttagagattctctctctctcttggagttgaacaatTCACTTTATTGTGACTTCTTAGTATGTATATAGCAGTATTAATTTTGATGTTAAACACTAGATgggcattaaaaaataaaatgctcgAGTTGTGAACATAAGTTTCACTCTAAATGAAATGAATACTAATGAGGCAATATTTGATCAAGCAGGGAGGAGTGGGTTTGAGAATCAGAGTATATGATCGAATAATGTGCTTTGTAAATTGTCACTTGGCTGCACATTTAGAAGCAGTTAATCGGCGTAATGCTGATTTTGACCACATTTATCGAAATATGGTATTCAGTCGATCATCCAACCTACTTAATACTGCAGCTGGTATGGTGCCATACCTGTTCTTCTCTTCCTCTCTTGCCTTGTCAACATATTTATTTTGGCTACTTTACACTTCTGGCTTGCCATTGGTCCTCTCTATTGCAGCTGGTGTCTCTACTGCTGTTCATATGCTGCGCGGTACAAATGTGAGTATTTTTCTTACATCTTATGATAATGTTTTCATGTCTTTCCAAACTAATTCATCATAACTGTTACATGGCCTCATTGTGCCATAGGCTATGGGTATCACCATTGAAGAAGCAAAACCTGAGCTATCTGATGCAGATATGGTGGTATTTTTTGGTGATTTCAACTACCGACTTTTCGGTATATCATATGATGAAGCTAGGGATTTTGTTTCTCAAAGATGCTTTGATTGGCTAAGAGAAAAGGATCAGCTCAGGGCGGAGATGAAAGCTGGTAAAGTTTTCCAGGGAATGAGGGAGGGTATTATCAAATTTCCTCCAACTTATAAATTTGAGAGGCATCAGCCTGGTTTAGGAGGTAATAAATAGGGACAGCAAACACTACTTTTAGTGTCTGTGtactagatttttttttatttcgtttttgtTCTTCACTATCATATTTTTTTGTGGAAACTGAGGTGCACTCGACTTCACttgtcaaatcagtcaaattatctaacggttatcaacttcacgtgaagtcgactgtacctgagttttcacctattTTTTTAGTCAAAAGCATTATTAACTCGGTGAACACAACAATTTGAATATGTCCGTTAATAAACTTGTAACTTTACAtggttaaaaatgaaaataacaatAGCATAACTTTTAATATATTCTTTTAGGTTATGATTCGGGAGAGAAAAAACGAATTCCTGCATGGTGTGATAGAATTATCTATCGTGACACTCGATCAAGTACACAAGCTGAATGCAACTTAGACTGCCCTGTTGTGTCATCAATTTTACTGTATGTTACATCGTCTTGATTGCTTTTTCATTGTTTGATTTTCGTCTTGGCTACATCATTTCACCATTTGATCCGTTAACAGGTATGATGCTGTAATGGATGTGACTGATAGTGATCACAAACCAGTTCGGTGTAAAATCAATGTGAGAATTTCTCATGCTGATAGATCTACAAGGAGAAAGGAATTTGGAGATATTATGACATCAAATGAGAAAGTTAGATCTATGCTTGAAGAATTATGTCATGTTCCAGAAACCATTATCACTCCAGACAAAATAACCCTTCAAAACCTGGATACTTCATCGTTGCTTATAGTAAACAAAAGTACGAAGGATAATGTTGTGTATAAGATCATTTGTGAGGGGCAGTCTGTTGTCAAGAATGAGGGAGAGCCTCATTTTGTTGCAAAAGGTGACTTTGGATTTCCTAGATGGCTTGAGGTATTGTATCTTTCTTTTCTCTCACTTATTTTTTTCTCCTTTCCCTTTgctctctttctcttttgtttGGTGTCCTCACCAAAAATGACTTCATATAGCGTTATTCTTATGCCTCAAGGCTTTTAGGTGTAGTTTActagttttaatttgtttatatgcgtgttttgtttttgcttttgctTTATGATTTTATCTCTGTGTACTTTATTTTGTTCTCCTCTCCTGTTGAATATTCTTATCCTTTTATAATAATTGTTAAGAAAAATGGTTTTCTAATCATATGCAACAACAAAGTCTTATTCCACTAGATAGCGCGTCAGCTTCTATGGATCAAACAATGCCATTCAACCCTATCATGTATGGTTGTCAAATCATATAccttaaataaaaattatgattagCAAAGAGTTCTTATCTGAAATATCTTAAAATTAGGTTACTCCACCTGCTGGCATAATTAAACCTGAGCAGAGCGTAGAGGTTTCAGTACGGCATGAAGAGTTGCATTCGTCAGAAGATTCTACAGATGGTGGATCAACGAAACGGAGGAGTGAAGAGAACCAAGACAAAGAAGTAATCTTAGTTGTTCATGTCCAAGGCAGTTGCTCCATCCAAACATACAGTCAGAAAGTCCA
This window contains:
- the LOC112722731 gene encoding type I inositol polyphosphate 5-phosphatase 12-like isoform X1, with translation MDERIEDDDKDNENLAGGGSLPPHRKAHSYSQQLPGPSERKRHNQVRKHSLDDNRISNNISSFYEQSDSDDEFFTRSSSATDEYLEGPGGPEDQAQPLQEFIGSGGGMGIFKAPTRSAVHPGRPPCLELRPHPLRETQLGKFLRTIACTEEQLWAGQECGVRVWEFKNAYEAGCGLGGKVRRGDEDASPFYESAEISPTMSLAVDNGTRLVWSGHKDGKIRSWKMDQTFSTPFKEGLSWQAHRGPVHSMVISSYGDLWSGSEGGVIKIWPWESMEKSLSLSPEERHMAALLVERSFIDLRSQVTVNGVCSISSQEVKCLLSDHVKGRVWCAGPLSFSLWDARTKELLKVFNVDGQAENRVDMSSMQQDQGVEDEPKAKSNSSNKKDKSQGPSFLQRSRNAIMGAADAVRRVASKGAGAFVDDSRRTEALVQTSDGMIWSGSTNGMLVQWDGTGNRVQDCNRHPCAVQCICTFGTRMYVGYMSGIIQVLDLEGNLIAGWVAHNGPVIRLAVGNGYVFSLASHGGIRGWNIASPGPIDNIIRTELAAREVSYTRRHNVRILIGTWNVGQGRTSQEALLSWLGSVVSDVGIVVVGLQEVEMGAGFLAMSAAKETVGLEGSAMGQWWLDTIGKALGEGKAFERMGSRQLAGLLVSLWVRKNLRTHVGDIDAGAVPCGFGRAIGNKGGVGLRIRVYDRIMCFVNCHLAAHLEAVNRRNADFDHIYRNMVFSRSSNLLNTAAGMVPYLFFSSSLALSTYLFWLLYTSGLPLVLSIAAGVSTAVHMLRGTNAMGITIEEAKPELSDADMVVFFGDFNYRLFGISYDEARDFVSQRCFDWLREKDQLRAEMKAGKVFQGMREGIIKFPPTYKFERHQPGLGGYDSGEKKRIPAWCDRIIYRDTRSSTQAECNLDCPVVSSILLYDAVMDVTDSDHKPVRCKINVRISHADRSTRRKEFGDIMTSNEKVRSMLEELCHVPETIITPDKITLQNLDTSSLLIVNKSTKDNVVYKIICEGQSVVKNEGEPHFVAKGDFGFPRWLEVTPPAGIIKPEQSVEVSVRHEELHSSEDSTDGGSTKRRSEENQDKEVILVVHVQGSCSIQTYSQKVHVRHYFTAKTLRTDSKSNNARRNYAC
- the LOC112722731 gene encoding type I inositol polyphosphate 5-phosphatase 12-like isoform X2; the encoded protein is MDERIEDDDKDNENLAGGGSLPPHRKAHSYSQQLPGPSERKRHNQVRKHSLDDNRISNNISSFYEQSDSDDEFFTRSSSATDEYLEGPGGPEDQAQPLQEFIGSGGGMGIFKAPTRSAVHPGRPPCLELRPHPLRETQLGKFLRTIACTEEQLWAGQECGVRVWEFKNAYEAGCGLGGKVRRGDEDASPFYESAEISPTMSLAVDNGTRLVWSGHKDGKIRSWKMDQTFSTPFKEGLSWQAHRGPVHSMVISSYGDLWSGSEGGVIKIWPWESMEKSLSLSPEERHMAALLVERSFIDLRSQVTVNGVCSISSQEVKCLLSDHVKGRVWCAGPLSFSLWDARTKELLKVFNVDGQAENRVDMSSMQQDQGVEDEPKAKSNSSNKKDKSQGPSFLQRSRNAIMGAADAVRRVASKGAGAFVDDSRRTEALVQTSDGMIWSGSTNGMLVQWDGTGNRVQDCNRHPCAVQCICTFGTRMYVGYMSGIIQVLDLEGNLIAGWVAHNGPVIRLAVGNGYVFSLASHGGIRGWNIASPGPIDNIIRTELAAREVSYTRRHNVRILIGTWNVGQGRTSQEALLSWLGSVVSDVGIVVVGLQEVEMGAGFLAMSAAKETVGLEGSAMGQWWLDTIGKALGEGKAFERMGSRQLAGLLVSLWVRKNLRTHVGDIDAGAVPCGFGRAIGNKGGVGLRIRVYDRIMCFVNCHLAAHLEAVNRRNADFDHIYRNMVFSRSSNLLNTAAAGVSTAVHMLRGTNAMGITIEEAKPELSDADMVVFFGDFNYRLFGISYDEARDFVSQRCFDWLREKDQLRAEMKAGKVFQGMREGIIKFPPTYKFERHQPGLGGYDSGEKKRIPAWCDRIIYRDTRSSTQAECNLDCPVVSSILLYDAVMDVTDSDHKPVRCKINVRISHADRSTRRKEFGDIMTSNEKVRSMLEELCHVPETIITPDKITLQNLDTSSLLIVNKSTKDNVVYKIICEGQSVVKNEGEPHFVAKGDFGFPRWLEVTPPAGIIKPEQSVEVSVRHEELHSSEDSTDGGSTKRRSEENQDKEVILVVHVQGSCSIQTYSQKVHVRHYFTAKTLRTDSKSNNARRNYAC